The Flavobacterium psychrotrophum region TTGCTGTTACTGCTTCCGGTAGCGGCGCTTTCGCAAAAAATAAAGATTAAAGGAGAAAAAGTCCTTTTTGATGAAAAGGAAGTCTGCCTGCTAAAAAAAACAGGTAGCGACTACGTTTTTTCAAGTCTTGACAAAACAAAGCAATTTACCGCGCGCTACAACCAGCTCATGCAGGATAAAGAAGTGTTATACCAATGGCTAACGATAAGCAGCCCGGACGGATCGCAAAGCAGCGAGATTCCGTATGAGGTATTGCAAATGTCGTTTGACTCTTCAAAAATCGTTACCAAACTGCTGTCTGAAAAATACGGACTTATAGATACTTCGGGAATCAATCAGGCTAAACTTCAGGAATTTTATGGCGTGCAGCGCGATAACCTGAGTGAAAAGTACATGAAAAGCATGACGGAAGCCAATGCCGATGCAAAAGTAAGCCAACAGGAATATGCCGCTAAGGTAGCTGCGGTACGTCCGTTTGTAAAAGGTGATAATACCGTAGTTGCAGGTGGGCAAATGGGTACTAAAATTATGGGTAAGGTGATTCCGATAAAGTACAACCATATGGGCAGTAACCAGCCTATAAGGGTTATTGACCTTGATAACATTACCGTGGCAAGCGCCGAGATAACCGGAAATGGGAATAATGACATTAATGTTACGCTATTTAATAAAAACACCTTTACTTACAAGGCAAAACGCCGCTATACCGATACAGACAATGCTCTGTTCCTGACCCAACTGGTTGAGGAGCTTGTATCGCGCGATATGGTACTGGGGCACCAGGCAAAACAGTACGAAAACAAACTGTATAACGAAAAAGTAAAACTTGCCAAAGAACGCAGTGCTAACATTTATAACAAGCCGGGCTATGCTATTGACGAAAAAGGTGTAACCTACAAAGGCGGTACTGTTACGGCACAGTTCCAGAAACTGGATATTAACGAAACCGGAAATACAGAAGTAGTAGATGCTATAGATAACTATGGCAAAAAAGTATCTGTAAAATACCTGAACGAAAAAGGCAAGGAACGCACCGCAACCTTAAACGCATCTGACGGCGCACGTTTTTGTGTAACTAATACCGATGGTACCCAAACCTGTTACCTGGGCATGAAAGTAAAGGGCGATGCCCTGAAAAAGCTTTCAAATGCCATGTCGTTAGGTTTTAGCAATGCTTACTTTTACCAAATCGTATATGAGAGTAATGGTAACCTGGTGCTTAAAGATCCGGTAGAGGGCGGTATCTATGTTGTAAAGATAAAAGACAAAAAAGAAGGCCAGATGATAGACAAACGCAGTAACGAAAAACTGTCTGTAGAGTTATCAGAATACCTTTCAAAATGTAAAAGCGTAGTGAGCGAACTCTCAGGAGGCAACCTCGACCTTAAGGTTGAAGATAACCTCATCAGCCTGATGAAAGAATACAACAGCTGTAAATAAATACAAAAATGGCTGCTCCAAATCATGGAGCAGCCATTTTTGTTTTAGATAGTATTGCACTATTCTACCGCTATTTTTAGAAGTTGCTTATTTCTGCCTTTACGACCTATAAAGTACAGTGAATTATTCTGTTTAGATATAGCTCCCAGCATTACCATAAAGGGCACCTCATTTTCATCATCAGCCAAAAGTATCTGATAATCAAAATCTCCATTTTGTCCTATGCGTATCACATTAAGATTAGACCTGTTAGGGCTCTTTTGGTTAAATTGTATGCGCTCATTTTTTAGCTTTTTAACTTTATCAGCAGTGTTAATAAAAAAGAATGTATTACCTCCCTTAATTATTGACGAATATGAGACATAAGGATTACTTCCGTCTGTACTTTGCCTCTTGTTTATATTGCGTGCCCATAAGAGTTCACCACCATCGCTTATCCTGGCAGATATAATATCATCATAATTAAAAAAATAATTAGCATACCCCATACTTCCGTTCATGCCCATATTATGCGATACGGTAACATAATGTTCTTCGGCATTAAAAACTATATCCCCGTTATCTGCAAGAAACATATCTCTAAAAGTAATATTTTTAAGCTCCCCGTCTTTATTCTTACCATACTTATCAACCATAAACTGTTCTGTAAAAGGGCTGAATTTGCTTGTTGCAATATCTAGATTAACGGGATCCATATCAAAGTAACATAGCCCTTTAAAACGGGTATCTTTACGATCACTGTAAAAACCTACACAGGCTATCCTGTCTTTTTTTACCAATACTTTTAATGAAGCAGCAAAATGTTCCTGAACATTAAACACCTGTGTTTTACTATCGCTTTTTGTTATACGGGTTAATTCATATCTGTATTTTCCACCCTCTTCCTTCTCTTTCGTTTCCTTTGTATACACCTTGCCTAAAAGATAAACGACATTGCCATCTGCACTTACATCTATATTTTCATGTTGAAATTTCCAGTCTTTTATATCCCTTTTAAACGTATGGTCAATTTTAAGATCGAGGTTAAAATCGTAAACATATATTTTATGTAACTTATTATGCTCTTCTTTATCATCCATATCTATAGAGATACTAAATGCTGTTTTGTTTTTGTTAACCAGCATTATTGCACGGTTGTCTTTATCATATCCGGCAAACATACTATTGACGCCCATGCGGTTCTTTTTTAGCTCCTCGCGTTTTAACCTGAAAAGTTCTTTAGGCGTAAATACAAAATCAGAAAGGTTGGCAGTATTTGCACTACACACATAGGCTCTATCCTCTTTATTATACATAAATGCAATAATATTAACCTTCGCACCTTTTACAGTAATACCTAACACACTACCGCGTTCTTCAAGAGGATATTCATATTCTTTTATAAGCTTCATATTCTTGTCATAATGCTCAAAATAGTAGCCTGACGAAGCCAAATGAAAAAGGCCTCCCTGATAGGAACGCACTATAACCACACCGCCCTCTTCATCCTCATCAACAGAAACGATTTCGGAATGCTTGTATTTATCTTCAAATACCTCGCTCTTTTGCAGCTTACAGGGAATATTCTGTGCGCTTGAGGTTAAAAAAAAAAGAGTGCATAAAACGCCCAGGAAAATCTTGTTCATATTCGTTTAGATTGGTTTCTGCCAAAAGTATAAAAATCCATTTTAACTTTAACATTTTATTCCTGTCCATAAAAAAAGCCCCATAACGGGGCAATTAAATTTTTCTGTCTACAGCTAATTACTTACCCGGAAAAACAGGTTTCCTTTTTTCAAGAAACGCTGTAGTACCTTCTTTAAAATCTTCGGTACCAAAGGCCTCTCCAAAGCCTTTAACCTCCTGGTTATAACCATTAACACCATCTTCAAAACCGGCGTTAACAGCCTTAATAGCTTTTGAAATTGCAACAGGAGAGTTTTTAATGATTTTACCCGCTATGCTTTTTGCAAGATCCAGTAATTCTGCCTGCGGCACTACGTGATTTACAAGACCCCATGCCAGGGCATCCTGTGCGGTAACCATACCGGCTGTCATTATCATTTCAAAAGCGCGGCCTTTACCTACAAGCTGCGGCAGGCGCTGCGTACCGCCATATCCGGGAATTACACCAAGCGATACTTCCGGCAAGCCCATCTTTGCATTATCAGACGCTATACGGAAATGGCAAGCCATAGCAAGCTCTAAACCTCCGCCCAGTGCAAAACCATTAATGGCAGCAATAACCGGCGTGCTAAGATCCTGCACAAAATCAAACAAAAGCGCCTGGC contains the following coding sequences:
- a CDS encoding enoyl-CoA hydratase/isomerase family protein, which produces MAYENITVTAEDNIGIITINRPTKLNALNKETIVELHDAFEAYDQNSYVKAIIITGSGEKAFVAGADIAEFADFNVDEGEKLAALGQALLFDFVQDLSTPVIAAINGFALGGGLELAMACHFRIASDNAKMGLPEVSLGVIPGYGGTQRLPQLVGKGRAFEMIMTAGMVTAQDALAWGLVNHVVPQAELLDLAKSIAGKIIKNSPVAISKAIKAVNAGFEDGVNGYNQEVKGFGEAFGTEDFKEGTTAFLEKRKPVFPGK